From Aspergillus fumigatus Af293 chromosome 3, whole genome shotgun sequence, a single genomic window includes:
- a CDS encoding MFS transporter, with protein MSQQAEPKITADPEVQQSPIYNGQGTEEDPFIVEFQKDDPGNPMNWSQFRKWFITAIVTFSVFAITFTSSAYAASANELIPDFSISTEVFTVGLSLFVLGFAIGPAVWGPLSELYGRQALWIVSHIAMVAFIGGSAGSHNVATLLVLRFFSGTFGGSPLVNSGGAIADIFPPAQRGLAMTLYCVAPFLGPILGPIVGGFVSENVGWRWVQGVCCIFIGGIGIIGVIFVPETYGPVLLIRRASRLSQAHGKVYISILEKNQGKKKPSEVFQRALIRPWVLLFREPIVLVASLYMAIIYGTVYMFMSAMPIVYNEQRGWSEGIGGLAFMGIAVGIIIGLAYAIYDNNRRYANLLLSNSATAESRLPPAIVGAVALPVGMFAFAWTNSPRIHWSVSIILSAPFGFGCVLVILPIVNYLIDAYTIYAASVLAAAAIFRSIVGAVFPLFTTQMYGSLGIHWASSLPAFLTVACMPFPFVMYRYGGALRMKCKYAFEAAEMMRRMQMQQVPAPAKEEEDSPSE; from the exons ATGTCTCAACAAGCCGAGCCCAAGATAACAGCAGACCCCGAGGTCCAGCAATCTCCCATCTACAATGGCCAAGGCACCGAGGAGGACCCATTTATAGTTGAATTTCAAAAGGATGATCCAGGAAACCCAATGAACTGGTCTCAGTTCAGGAAATGGTTCATCACGGCGATTGTGACCTTCTCGGTCTTTGCCATCACCTTTACATCTTCAGCATACGCTGCTTCTGCAAACGAGCTCATTCCAGACTTCAGTATAAGCACAGAGGTGTTTACCGTCGGCCTCTCCCTCTTTGTTCTTGGGTTTGCAATTGGCCCAGCAGTATGGGGTCCCTTG TCCGAACTATACGGAAGACAAGCTCTCTGGATCGTCTCGCACATCGCCATGGTAGCCTTCATCGGAGGTTCCGCTGGAAGTCACAATGTTGCCACCCTCCTGGTGCTGCGGTTCTTCAGCGGCACATTTGGCGGCTCGCCGCTGGTCAACTCGGGCGGTGCAATCGCAGATATCTTCCCTCCAGCTCAGAGAGGCCTCGCCATGACACTGTACTGTGTCGCACCATTCCTTGGCCCCATCCTTGGCCCTATCGTCGGCGGATTCGTCTCCGAAAACGTTGGATGGAGATGGGTGCAAGGCGTGTGCTGTATCTTCATCGGGGGGATTGGTATCATCGGCGTCATCTTTGTCCCGGAGACATATGGGCCAGTGCTCCTGATTAGGAGGGCAAGCCGACTCTCTCAAGCTCATGGTAAGGTCTACATCAGTATTCTTGAAAAGAAccagggcaagaagaagccgtcgGAAGTCTTCCAGCGAGCTCTCATACGACCCTGGGTTCTGCTCTTCCGCGAACCGATCGTGCTGGTGGCCTCGCTCTACATGGCCATCATCTACGGCACCGTCTACATGTTCATGAGCGCCATGCCCATCGTCTACAACGAACAACGTGGCTGGAGCGAGGGCATCGGCGGGCTCGCCTTCATGGGTATCGCTGTCGGTATCATCATCGGACTAGCCTACGCCATCTACGATAACAACAGACGCTACGCAAATCTGCTACTGTCAAACTCAGCCACGGCCGAATCGCGCCTCCCACCCGCCATCGTTGGCGCTGTCGCCCTCCCAGTCGGCATGTTCGCCTTCGCCTGGACCAATTCCCCCCGCATCCACTGGTCCGTCAGCATCATCCTCTCCGCGCCCTTCGGCTTCGGCTgtgtcctcgtcatcctgcCGATCGTCAACTACCTGATTGATGCGTATACCATCTACGCGGCGTCGGTTCTTGCAGCCGCTGCCATCTTCCGCTCGATTGTCGGGGCTGTGTTTCCCTTGTTTACGACCCAGATGTATGGCAGTCTTGGGATTCACTGGGCGAGTTCCCTGCCGGCATTTCTGACGGTCGCTTGCATGCCGTTTCCGTTTGTCATGTATCGCTACGGTGGGGCGCTGAGGATGAAGTGCAAGTATGCGTTCGAGGcggcggagatgatgaggcggatgcagatgcagcagGTGCCCGCTCcagccaaggaagaggaagattcCCCTTCTGAGTGA
- a CDS encoding putative transcription factor — MADYQNTSVRPLRRERLKVSTACQACRLRKAKCDGGRPACIRCLRRGKACTYSINSNAVERQTKREPLVPKAPTIRSHSPVSASSPNSGACSLSTTSTSGPSSRSAQTDEDQEPDLDRDPTRAYYSTHGQFAGEVAAAIDVRAGLVPATTSNLVPFVDAPLFGALDLDFPYKGLNPATALPPRAHADRLVCIYWQYIDPVEPVLSRERFLHDYEATFARSGALLHAEHDVWLSILNVVFALAVQRQEFIPAQQRDEEGNRYFQRAWALLRPEAILWQPGTIELVQCLMLMNRYLHCTSNQLKTWMTAGLAIRIAQSICCHLPDGSSAKQSSVDRQLKEQVWASCVALDRCVSWSLGRTSAPSLISLPNRADAMSTSASYLQGGKHAGHLSRELHEIGNQIQLAQTQTRNPLAARLGLPRLYQLDDYHAVAVQLDACINKWENDLPSDWKLKNLGKVVDRASRAERYVLHLRLLHSRIVLYRPMLARLYSLKSHPAANQAQPIPPSLSDRLLRECAGLCVETAQKLTSLIIETLEPNEPMGLLPWWYRVYYLHIAGTNFLAAMFEADLFTASVSQSWRDVLSALRAHEHLSIYVQQCIRTFELLSTRILGTQYPTPDATGGMAPEEATSGSLFDHIFQDLGFDCDSFLFGMEDFTEGGAR; from the exons ATGGCAGACTATCAAAACACCTCGGTGAGACCATTACGCAGGGAACGGTTAAAAGTCTCCACCGCGTGCCAGGCCTGTCGCTTGAGGAAGGCGAAATGTGATGGCGGTCGTCCGG CCTGTATTAGATGCCTGCGAAGAGGAAAGGCATGTACGTACAGCATCAATTCCAACGCCGTCGAGCGGCAAACCAAGCGCGAACCCCTGGTCCCAAAGGCACCAACAATCCGCAGCCATTCGCCCGTCTCAGCCTCGTCTCCTAACTCGGGAGCGTGTTCGCTTTCGACAACCTCGACATCTGGACCTTCGTCCAGGTCGGCACAGACCGACGAAGACCAAGAGCCGGACCTTGACCGGGATCCGACCCGTGCGTACTACAGCACCCATGGGCAGTTTGCTGGTGAAGTCGCAGCTGCAATAGATGTGAGAGCAGGGCTCGTCCCCGCCACTACTTCAAACCTCGTCCCGTTCGTGGATGCACCCTTGTTCGGGGCGTTAGACCTGGACTTTCCGTACAAGGGCCTAAACCCCGCAACGGCACTGCCTCCCCGCGCCCATGCTGATAGGCTTGTCTGCATATATTGGCAGTACATCGATCCGGTGGAACCTGTCCTGAGCCGAGAACGTTTCCTGCACGACTACGAGGCGACGTTCGCTCGATCTGGCGCGCTGCTCCACGCGGAACATGACGTCTGGCTAAGCATCCTCAATGTCGTCTTTGCCCTGGCTGTGCAGAGACAAGAATTTATCCCTGCGCAACAGCGCGACGAAGAGGGGAACCGGTATTTCCAACGCGCGTGGGCGCTTCTCCGACCTGAGGCGATTCTATGGCAGCCTGGAACGATCGAGCTGGTCCAATGTTTGATGCTCATGAATCGATACCTCCACTGCACCAGCAACCAACTGAAGACATGGATGACAGCGGGGTTGGCAATACGCATTGCGCAGAGCATCTGTTGCCATCTGCCCGACGGGTCTTCAGCCAAGCAATCTTCAGTTGACAGGCAGTTGAAAGAACAGGTATGGGCCAGCTGTGTGGCTCTAGACCG CTGCGTCTCCTGGTCCCTTGGCCGGACCTCGGCAccatccttgatctccttaCCGAACCGGGCCGACGCCATGTCTACAAGCGCGAGCTACCTACAGGGCGGTAAACATGCGGGTCATCTTTCACGAGAGCTGCATGAAATTGGCAATCAAATTCAGTTGGCACAGACACAGACACGGAATCCTCTCGCTGCCCGATTGGGACTGCCACGTCTATATCAACTGGACGACTACCACGCCGTGGCGGTGCAGCTGGATGCCTGTATCAACAAATGGGAGAATGATCTCCCCAGCGACTGGAAGTTGAAGAACCTTGGGAAAGTGGTTGATAGGGCTTCCCGAGCAGAGCGATATGTACTTCATCTTCG ACTCCTTCACTCTCGAATCGTTCTGTACAGACCTATGCTCGCACGTCTCTACTCTCTGAAATCCCACCCGGCTGCAAATCAGGCACAGCCCATCCCTCCTAGCCTAAGTGATCGTCTTCTCAGAGAATGCGCCGGATTGTGCGTGGAAACCGCGCAGAAGCTCACGTCGTTGATCATCGAGACGCTGGAGCCAAACGAGCCAATGGGTCTCCTGCCTTGGTGGTATCGAGTATATTATCTTCATATTGCCGGAACCAACTTTCTAGCGGCCATGTTCGAAGCGGACCTGTTCACCGCATCGGTGTCGCAGTCGTGGAGAGATGTTCTGTCGGCCCTCCGCGCACATGAGCATTTGAGTATTTACGTCCAACAGTGCATCCGGACCTTTGAACTGCTTTCGACCCGGATCCTGGGGACGCAATATCCCACTCCGGACGCGACTGGGGGAATGGCGCCGGAGGAGGCCACCTCTGGGTCCCTGTTCGACCACATTTTCCAGGATTTGGGGTTTGATTGTGATAGTTTTCTCTTTGGCATGGAGGATTTTACGGAAGGCGGTGCGAGATAG
- a CDS encoding fatty acid desaturase: MMEPDSYIDPNLTRSDLLVLQTLLSDAQAQSTGSKPVTLKYVPSHHNSQCKSVPEQLEAFNNPQHADFEPTVTMTWDTADLKAKLPSAVNQCLLQPYIQLGRRVVRVETDVVMLTHLILYFTTSVPSALYLHYHFTWTHGVLHWIMQSYYVGTYTLMMHQHIHMGGILAKRFWLVDSLFPYITNPLMGHTWNSYYYHHVKHHHVEGNGPDDLSSTVRYQRDELSDFLCYLGRFLFLVWFELPSYFFRKGQVLQGLKAASWEIGNYLFIYGMYRFVNAHATLFVFILPLFLLRLGLMIGNWGQHAFVDETDPNSDFRSSITLIDVPSNRFCFNDGYHTSHHLNPRRHWREHPVAFLKQKDRYASEHALVFRNIDYLMITYRLIRKDYTHLAKCLVPIGDQISMSIEERAAMLQSKTRRFTEAEIARKFGVSR, from the exons CCTCCTGGTTCTGCAGACTCTGCTCTCGGACGCTCAGGCACAATCAACCGGCTCGAAACCCGTC ACCCTCAAATATGTCCCATCCCACCACAACTCGCAATGCAAGTCTGTCCCCGAGCAGCTGGAAGCCTTCAACAATCCTCAGCATGCTGACTTTGAGCCGACTGTGACGATGACCTGGGATACTGCTGATCTCAAGGCCAAACTCCCGTCTGCTGTTAACCAatgtctcctccagccgtACATCCAGCTGGGACGAAGAGTCGTCCGTGTGGAAACCGACGTTGTGATGCTCACGCATCTCATCCTCTACTTTACCACGTCCGTCCCCAGTGCACTCTACCTGCACTATCACTTCACTTGGACCCATGGCGTCCTCCACTGGATCATGCAGTCGTACTATGTGGGAACATACACGCTCATGATGCACCAGCACATCCACATGGGCGGAATCTTAGCCAAGCGTTTCTGGCTCGTTGACTCGCTCTTTCCCTACATCACCAATCCTCTCATGGGACATACGTGGAACTCGTACTACTACCACCACGTCAAGCATCATCACGTGGAAGGGAATGGGCCGGACGATTTGTCCTCGACGGTCAGGTACCAACGAGACGAGCTGTCCGATTTTCTGTGCTACCTCGGCCGATTTCTTTTCCTCGTGTGGTTTGAGCTTCCGAGCTACTTCTTCCGGAAAGGCCAGGTCCTCCAAGGTCTCAAGGCGGCTTCCTGGGAGATCGGAAACTACCTCTTCATCTACGGCATGTATCGCTTTGTGAACGCTCACGCAAcgctcttcgtcttcatcctcccctTGTTTCTCCTCCGATTGGGCTTGATGATCGGCAACTGGGGGCAGCACGCCTTTGTTGACGAGACAGACCCCAACTCGGATTTCAGATCGAGTATCACCCTGATTGATGTCCCG AGTAatcgcttctgcttcaaTGATGGCTACCACACCTCTCACCATCTCAACCCCCGCCGTCACTGGCGCGAGCACCCGGTGGCGTTTCTCAAGCAAAAAGACCGCTACGCCAGCGAGCATGCGCTGGTCTTCCGCAATATCGACTATCTCATGATCACCTACCGGCTCATCCGGAAGGACTATACGCATCTGGCCAAGTGTCTGGTCCCAATAGGCGATCAGATTTCCATGTCGATCGAGGAGAGAGCGGCCATGCTGCAGAGTAAGACGAGGAGGTTTACCGAGGCGGAAATCGCCAGGAAATTCGGAGTGAGTCGGTAG